A window of the Microbulbifer aggregans genome harbors these coding sequences:
- a CDS encoding aconitate hydratase: protein MAKNLAHKLIESHLESGSLEPGSPIELKIDQTLTQDATGTMVMLEFEALGLPRVKTELSAQYVDHNLLQTDFKNADDHLFLRSACRKWGLWYSRPGNGISHAVHMCCFGKPGKTLLGSDSHTCAAGSMGMLAIGAGGLQVALAMAGMPFSLTMPKILGVRLEGELPPWVSAKDVILEMLRRQTVKGCVNKIVEYHGPGLKNLTAMDRHVIANMGQELGATSSVFPADEAVQAFLRQQQREEDFTELKADEGASYDEEDTIDLSSLEPLIACPSSPDKVVKVSEVAGKPIYQSYIGSSANPGLRDFVIPAQMVAGQRVDDRVSFDINPSTRQLLEQISRSGDLGKLLESGARLHQTGCGGCIGMGQAPASGRISLRTVPRNFPGRSGTEEDEVYLCSPETATASALKGEITDPRDMEMEYPSFEEPGQLPDMRPSLLAPQEIPTEVELVKGPNIKPLPDFEGLPEKLIAPVLLKAGDNVSTDEILPAGAEILPLRSNIPEISRYTFSRVDKEFYDRAMKVDGDCFVVGGENYGQGSSREHAAIAPRFLGVRCVIAKSMARIHRRNLINFGVLPLLFDDPADYDKIEQDAELELDNPVGQLEPGKPVEITIKSSGDTLKVKHDLSEEEIETLRLGGLINKTRKEHPDIDD from the coding sequence ATGGCCAAGAATCTCGCCCACAAACTGATCGAGTCCCACCTGGAGAGCGGCTCCCTGGAGCCCGGCTCACCCATCGAACTGAAAATCGACCAGACCCTGACCCAGGATGCCACCGGCACCATGGTGATGCTGGAGTTCGAGGCGCTGGGCCTGCCACGGGTAAAGACCGAGCTGTCAGCGCAATACGTGGACCACAACCTGCTGCAGACGGATTTCAAGAACGCGGACGATCACCTGTTCCTGCGTAGCGCCTGCCGCAAGTGGGGCCTCTGGTATTCGCGCCCGGGGAACGGTATCAGCCATGCGGTGCACATGTGCTGCTTTGGCAAACCGGGCAAGACCCTGCTGGGATCCGATAGTCACACCTGCGCAGCAGGCTCCATGGGGATGCTGGCAATCGGCGCCGGTGGGCTGCAGGTGGCATTGGCCATGGCGGGCATGCCGTTCTCTCTCACTATGCCGAAAATTCTCGGTGTGCGCCTCGAGGGCGAGCTGCCGCCCTGGGTCAGCGCCAAGGATGTGATCCTGGAAATGCTGCGCCGGCAGACGGTGAAAGGCTGCGTGAATAAAATTGTCGAGTACCACGGCCCGGGGCTAAAAAATCTCACCGCCATGGATCGCCATGTGATCGCCAATATGGGGCAGGAACTGGGCGCAACTTCCAGCGTCTTTCCCGCCGACGAGGCCGTGCAGGCTTTCCTGCGCCAGCAGCAGCGCGAGGAGGATTTTACCGAGTTGAAAGCGGATGAGGGCGCCAGCTACGACGAGGAAGACACCATCGATCTATCGTCGCTGGAACCGCTGATTGCGTGCCCATCCAGCCCGGACAAGGTGGTAAAGGTCAGTGAGGTGGCCGGCAAGCCCATCTACCAGAGCTATATCGGCTCCTCCGCCAACCCGGGATTGCGTGACTTCGTGATTCCGGCACAAATGGTGGCAGGTCAGCGCGTGGATGACCGGGTTTCGTTCGATATCAATCCCTCTACCCGGCAGCTGCTGGAGCAGATCAGCCGCAGTGGAGATCTCGGTAAACTGCTGGAGTCCGGGGCACGGCTGCACCAGACCGGTTGCGGTGGTTGTATCGGTATGGGGCAGGCGCCGGCCAGCGGCCGCATCAGCCTGCGCACGGTGCCGCGCAATTTCCCCGGCCGTTCCGGCACCGAGGAGGATGAGGTCTACCTGTGCAGCCCGGAGACCGCCACCGCCAGTGCGCTCAAGGGGGAGATCACCGATCCCCGCGACATGGAGATGGAGTATCCGAGTTTCGAGGAGCCAGGGCAGCTGCCGGATATGCGGCCATCGCTGCTGGCTCCGCAGGAAATTCCTACCGAGGTGGAGCTGGTCAAGGGGCCGAATATCAAGCCGCTGCCGGACTTCGAGGGCCTGCCGGAAAAACTGATCGCACCGGTACTGCTGAAGGCCGGCGACAACGTTTCCACCGACGAGATCCTGCCGGCCGGCGCCGAGATACTGCCACTGCGCTCCAATATCCCAGAGATCAGCCGCTATACCTTCTCCCGCGTGGACAAGGAATTTTACGATCGCGCGATGAAAGTTGATGGTGACTGCTTTGTGGTGGGCGGTGAAAATTACGGCCAGGGTTCCAGCCGCGAGCATGCCGCCATCGCCCCGCGCTTTCTGGGCGTGCGTTGTGTCATCGCCAAGAGCATGGCGCGCATCCACCGCCGCAATTTAATTAATTTCGGTGTGCTGCCGCTGCTGTTTGATGATCCCGCGGACTACGACAAGATCGAGCAGGATGCGGAATTGGAGCTTGATAATCCCGTCGGGCAGTTGGAGCCGGGCAAGCCGGTGGAAATCACGATCAAGTCCTCCGGAGATACGCTGAAGGTAAAACACGATTTATCCGAAGAGGAAATCGAAACGCTGCGCCTGGGCGGCCTGATCAACAAGACGCGCAAGGAGCATCCGGATATCGATGATTGA
- a CDS encoding DUF2147 domain-containing protein yields MMRNLLLAACCLLFAVQASAADVLGKWRTIDDETGQPKSIVEIYQKGGKYYGRVVDLLMKPDDTVCDKCPGPRKGQRIVGMNVITGMVKNGDVYEGGQILDPNKGKIYDCKFWLEGKDRLMVRGYLGFFYRTQTWYRVN; encoded by the coding sequence ATGATGAGAAACCTGCTGCTGGCAGCCTGCTGCCTGCTGTTCGCCGTACAGGCCAGCGCTGCCGATGTGCTGGGCAAATGGCGCACCATCGACGATGAGACCGGGCAGCCGAAATCGATCGTCGAGATCTACCAGAAGGGCGGTAAATATTACGGGCGGGTGGTGGACCTGCTGATGAAGCCGGATGACACCGTGTGCGACAAGTGCCCCGGCCCCCGCAAGGGCCAGCGCATCGTGGGAATGAACGTGATTACCGGTATGGTAAAAAACGGCGATGTGTATGAGGGCGGGCAGATCCTGGACCCGAACAAAGGCAAGATCTACGACTGCAAGTTCTGGCTCGAGGGCAAGGATCGCCTGATGGTGCGCGGCTACCTTGGCTTCTTCTACCGCACCCAGACCTGGTACCGGGTCAACTGA
- a CDS encoding MarR family winged helix-turn-helix transcriptional regulator, whose protein sequence is MGTDYQSALADSELEQPVNETAAKMSFELHSAAHLLRRNFDRRAKAHGLSRSRWQVLWHLAREQGQKQAELAERMDVAPISLARQLDKLQEEGLVERRQDPADRRCFRIFLTEASQPALEVLRGLAKETRSQALKDFSLAEVEQLQQLLNKLRGNLA, encoded by the coding sequence ATGGGAACCGACTACCAGTCCGCACTGGCGGACAGTGAGCTTGAACAGCCGGTCAACGAGACCGCGGCCAAGATGAGTTTCGAGCTCCACAGCGCCGCGCACCTGCTGCGCCGCAATTTTGACCGGCGGGCCAAGGCCCATGGGCTCAGCCGTTCCCGCTGGCAGGTGCTGTGGCACCTGGCCCGTGAGCAGGGGCAGAAGCAGGCGGAACTGGCGGAACGGATGGACGTGGCACCCATCAGCCTCGCACGGCAGCTGGACAAGCTGCAGGAAGAGGGGCTGGTGGAGCGGCGCCAGGACCCGGCCGACCGGCGCTGTTTCCGTATTTTCCTGACCGAAGCGTCCCAGCCCGCGCTGGAGGTATTGCGTGGTCTGGCCAAGGAGACCCGCTCGCAGGCGCTGAAGGACTTTTCACTGGCAGAGGTGGAGCAGCTGCAGCAGCTGCTGAACAAATTGCGGGGCAACCTGGCTTGA
- a CDS encoding ABC transporter ATP-binding protein, which translates to MASGALTLDHLKAGDLDPVSQTIAPGEILCLSGPSGSGKSRLLRAVADLDPHEGSVSIAGESQQELRGHSWRRAVMMVPADSAWWFETVGEHMPAPMTEALKQLGFDTEVSDWSIDRLSSGEKQRLALVRALAYQPRALLLDEPTANLDPDATRETEQWLCKMIREQSLPTLWVAHDREQIKRVADRHLHIEGTRLVESSGEKG; encoded by the coding sequence TTGGCATCTGGCGCCCTCACACTCGACCACCTCAAAGCTGGTGATCTGGATCCCGTTTCCCAGACCATCGCCCCCGGTGAGATCCTCTGCCTGTCCGGCCCCTCCGGCAGCGGCAAGAGCCGCCTGCTGCGTGCGGTCGCCGACCTGGATCCCCATGAGGGCAGCGTCAGTATCGCTGGCGAGTCTCAGCAGGAGCTGCGCGGCCATTCCTGGCGCCGGGCGGTGATGATGGTACCGGCAGACAGCGCCTGGTGGTTTGAGACCGTGGGCGAACACATGCCCGCACCGATGACTGAGGCGCTCAAACAACTGGGCTTCGATACGGAGGTATCGGACTGGTCCATCGACCGCCTGTCTTCAGGCGAGAAGCAACGGCTGGCGCTGGTGCGCGCCCTCGCCTACCAACCCCGCGCCCTGCTGCTGGATGAGCCCACCGCCAACCTGGACCCTGATGCCACCCGCGAGACCGAGCAGTGGCTGTGCAAGATGATCCGCGAGCAGTCGTTACCGACACTCTGGGTCGCCCACGACCGCGAGCAGATCAAACGGGTGGCTGACCGCCACCTGCATATCGAAGGCACGCGGTTGGTGGAAAGCAGCGGGGAGAAGGGCTGA
- a CDS encoding protein adenylyltransferase SelO: protein MKLSDVSLSHHYASLGDAFGTPVSPTPFAHPKLIHVNPAVLEQLGIDPAEADNPAWAEIGAGAKLLPGSRPFAMKYTGHQFGVYNPELGDGRALLLGEVQNGEHSWELHLKGAGKTPYSRFGDGRAVLRSTIREYLAGEALHGLGIRTTRALCIVGSDEPVTRERIESGAMLIRVAESHVRFGHFEYFFYTRQLEALQKLIGYVCERFLPEAKSLPVAEQAEALLHFTVARTAELVAAWQAVGFAHGVLNTDNMSIIGDTFDFGPYGFLDDYEPEFICNHSDHTGRYAFEQQPGVALWNLNALAHSLSAFVSAETLKDCLEEFQPRLVDAYAAQMRAKLGLEQKEDGDQQLCADLLQLLADARADYTLFFRALAHYRGERPAAALQELIPEAQHDALEAWLHHYDQRLARDGGDSRSRNRAMLAANPKFILRNYLAQRVIEAAEDGDYRPLRTLFTLLQSPFDEHPEHETWAAAPPESGKHMPISCSS, encoded by the coding sequence ATGAAGCTCAGTGACGTTTCCCTAAGCCACCATTACGCCAGCCTTGGCGATGCCTTCGGCACGCCGGTATCACCCACGCCGTTTGCGCACCCCAAGCTGATTCACGTGAATCCGGCAGTGCTTGAGCAGCTGGGTATCGATCCAGCGGAGGCGGACAATCCCGCCTGGGCGGAAATCGGCGCCGGTGCAAAGTTGCTGCCGGGCAGCCGCCCTTTCGCAATGAAATACACCGGCCACCAGTTTGGCGTGTATAACCCAGAGCTGGGCGATGGCCGCGCGCTTCTGCTCGGCGAAGTGCAAAACGGCGAGCACAGCTGGGAACTGCACCTGAAAGGTGCCGGCAAGACACCCTACTCCCGCTTCGGCGATGGCCGCGCGGTACTGCGCTCGACCATTCGTGAATACCTGGCCGGAGAGGCACTGCACGGCCTCGGCATCCGCACCACGCGGGCACTTTGTATCGTCGGCAGCGATGAGCCCGTTACCCGCGAGCGTATCGAATCCGGCGCCATGCTGATTCGCGTGGCAGAGAGCCATGTGCGCTTCGGCCACTTCGAATACTTCTTCTACACCCGCCAGCTGGAAGCACTGCAGAAACTGATCGGCTATGTCTGCGAGCGCTTTCTGCCCGAGGCGAAGTCGCTGCCGGTGGCCGAGCAGGCTGAAGCGCTGCTGCACTTTACCGTCGCCCGCACCGCCGAGCTGGTGGCAGCCTGGCAGGCGGTGGGTTTCGCCCATGGAGTGCTGAATACCGACAATATGTCGATCATCGGCGACACCTTCGACTTCGGCCCCTACGGGTTTCTCGACGACTACGAGCCCGAGTTCATCTGCAACCATTCAGACCACACCGGACGCTATGCCTTCGAGCAACAGCCGGGGGTGGCGCTGTGGAATCTCAACGCCCTGGCTCACTCACTATCAGCTTTTGTCAGCGCAGAAACCCTGAAGGACTGTTTGGAGGAATTCCAGCCGCGCCTGGTGGACGCCTACGCGGCGCAGATGCGCGCCAAACTCGGCCTGGAACAGAAGGAAGACGGCGACCAGCAGCTGTGCGCCGACCTGCTGCAGCTACTGGCCGATGCCCGCGCCGATTACACCTTGTTTTTCCGCGCCCTGGCCCACTACCGCGGCGAGCGCCCCGCGGCCGCGCTGCAGGAGCTGATACCCGAGGCGCAACATGACGCTCTGGAAGCCTGGCTGCATCACTACGACCAGCGCCTGGCCCGGGACGGCGGCGATTCCCGTAGCCGCAACCGCGCCATGCTGGCGGCGAACCCCAAGTTTATTCTGCGCAACTACCTGGCCCAGCGGGTGATCGAGGCGGCCGAGGATGGCGACTACCGGCCACTGCGCACCCTGTTCACCCTGCTACAGAGCCCCTTCGACGAGCACCCGGAGCACGAGACCTGGGCCGCGGCGCCACCGGAATCGGGCAAGCATATGCCCATCAGCTGCTCCTCCTGA
- the parC gene encoding DNA topoisomerase IV subunit A codes for MTEPSVYEATERLPLKEYTEKAYLDYSMYVILDRALPNIGDGLKPVQRRIVYAMSELGLKNTAKYKKSARTVGDVIGKYHPHGDSAVYEAMVLMAQPFSYRYPLVDGQGNWGSPDDPKSFAAMRYTESRMGKYSEVLLSELGQGTVDWQPNFDGTMDEPAVLPARVPNILLNGTTGIAVGMATDIPPHNLREVVDATVHMLENPKATVSELCEFIQGPDMPTEAEIITPREDIHKVYETGRGSVKMRAVWSKEDGDIVITALPYQASGSKVLEQIAAQMQAKKLPMVTDLRDESDHENPTRLVIVPKSNRVDLEQVMNHLFATTDLEKSYRINLNMIGIDGRPQVKSLDKILSEWLSFRTVTTRRRLQFRLDKVEKRLHLLAGLLIAFLNIDEVIEIIRTHDEPKRALMDRFELTDTQAEYILDTKLRQLARLEEMKIRGEQAELEKERDYLTKTLDSARRLKTLIKKELLAAADEFGDERRSPLVERGEAKAFDAADLLSSDPITVVLSDKGWIRAAKGHEIDPTSLNYKAGDHFKLAARGKSNQMALLLDSTGRSYGIATHTLPSARGQGEPLSGRINPPSGATFEGLLMGADDQRLLLASDAGYGFVAKLADLQSRNKAGKAMLTLPKNARVLPPQQIENPDEALLAAVTSEGRMLVFPVSELPELSKGKGNKIVNIPSARAASRDEIVVGVAVLEGKAQLVIHAGKRHTKIKISELDHYIGERGRRGNKLPRGFQKVDRIEVVEK; via the coding sequence ATGACCGAACCCTCCGTGTATGAGGCGACCGAGCGCCTGCCGCTAAAGGAATATACCGAGAAGGCCTACCTGGATTACTCCATGTACGTGATCCTGGACCGCGCCCTGCCGAATATTGGCGACGGTCTGAAGCCGGTGCAGCGGCGCATCGTCTACGCCATGAGCGAGCTCGGCCTCAAGAATACCGCCAAATACAAGAAGTCCGCGCGTACCGTGGGCGACGTGATCGGTAAGTACCACCCGCACGGCGACAGCGCCGTGTACGAGGCCATGGTGCTGATGGCGCAGCCCTTCTCCTACCGCTACCCGCTGGTGGACGGCCAGGGCAACTGGGGCTCGCCGGATGACCCCAAATCCTTCGCCGCCATGCGTTACACCGAATCGCGCATGGGCAAGTACTCCGAAGTGCTGCTGTCCGAGCTGGGGCAGGGCACCGTCGACTGGCAGCCGAACTTTGACGGCACCATGGACGAGCCGGCAGTACTGCCAGCGCGGGTGCCGAATATCCTGCTGAACGGCACCACCGGTATCGCTGTGGGCATGGCCACCGATATCCCGCCGCACAATTTGCGTGAAGTGGTCGATGCCACGGTACACATGCTGGAAAACCCCAAGGCCACCGTGTCCGAGCTGTGCGAGTTCATCCAGGGCCCGGATATGCCCACCGAGGCGGAGATCATTACCCCGCGCGAGGATATCCATAAGGTCTACGAGACCGGCCGCGGTTCGGTGAAGATGCGTGCGGTGTGGAGCAAGGAAGATGGCGATATCGTCATCACCGCGCTGCCGTATCAGGCCAGTGGTTCCAAGGTGCTGGAGCAGATCGCCGCGCAGATGCAGGCGAAGAAACTGCCCATGGTCACCGACCTGCGCGACGAGTCCGACCACGAGAACCCGACCCGACTGGTCATCGTGCCCAAATCCAATCGTGTGGATCTTGAGCAGGTGATGAACCACCTGTTTGCCACCACCGATCTGGAAAAGAGCTACCGCATCAACCTCAACATGATCGGTATCGACGGCCGCCCGCAGGTGAAGTCCCTGGACAAGATCCTCAGCGAGTGGCTCAGCTTCCGTACCGTTACCACAAGACGTCGCCTGCAGTTCCGCCTCGACAAGGTGGAAAAGCGCCTGCACCTGTTGGCCGGTTTGTTGATCGCCTTCCTCAATATCGATGAGGTGATCGAGATCATCCGCACCCACGACGAGCCCAAGCGGGCGTTGATGGACCGCTTCGAACTCACCGACACCCAGGCGGAATACATCCTCGACACCAAGTTGCGCCAGCTGGCGCGCCTCGAGGAAATGAAGATTCGCGGCGAGCAGGCGGAGCTGGAAAAAGAGCGCGACTATCTGACCAAAACCCTGGACAGTGCGCGTCGCCTCAAGACCCTGATCAAGAAAGAACTGCTCGCGGCCGCCGACGAGTTCGGCGATGAGCGCCGCTCGCCACTGGTGGAGCGCGGCGAGGCCAAGGCCTTCGATGCCGCCGACCTGCTGTCTTCCGATCCCATTACCGTAGTGCTGTCCGACAAGGGCTGGATCCGTGCCGCCAAGGGCCACGAGATCGACCCCACCTCGCTCAACTACAAGGCCGGCGACCACTTCAAGCTGGCCGCCCGCGGCAAGAGCAACCAGATGGCGCTGCTGCTCGACAGCACCGGGCGCAGCTATGGCATCGCCACCCACACACTGCCGTCTGCCCGCGGCCAGGGCGAGCCGCTAAGCGGCCGCATCAACCCGCCCTCCGGCGCGACCTTCGAAGGCCTGCTGATGGGGGCGGACGACCAGCGCCTGCTGCTGGCCTCCGATGCCGGTTACGGTTTTGTGGCGAAACTGGCCGACCTGCAATCGCGCAACAAGGCCGGCAAGGCCATGTTGACCCTGCCAAAGAACGCCCGCGTGCTGCCACCGCAGCAAATCGAAAACCCGGACGAGGCGCTGCTGGCCGCCGTGACCAGTGAGGGCCGCATGCTGGTGTTCCCCGTATCGGAATTGCCGGAGCTGTCGAAGGGCAAGGGCAACAAGATCGTCAACATCCCCTCCGCCCGCGCCGCCAGCCGCGACGAGATCGTTGTCGGCGTTGCGGTACTGGAAGGCAAGGCCCAGCTGGTGATCCACGCCGGCAAGCGCCACACCAAGATCAAGATCTCCGAACTGGATCACTACATCGGCGAACGCGGCCGGCGCGGTAACAAGCTGCCGCGAGGGTTCCAGAAGGTGGATCGGATTGAGGTCGTAGAAAAGTAG
- a CDS encoding HlyD family secretion protein has translation MVEQLAKLPARKIGFGAGIAVALVALAWALFGGGSSVETENAYVKAEKVSLSPEVSGVVAQVAVRANQQVMKGDLLVQLDETPFQLAVAEAEAHLAQVRNQLLARRAEFSESAAALEQARKDADYYRRQLNRSEKLGRVALSEAELDEARQQLDRALAQIAINTEELASLRAELGGNPELPLEEQADLKVAQAKLDKARYQLSRARILAPMDGVIANDIPQPGEMARAGVGLISMLGSDGLWVEANLKETELARIQAGQQAEVVLDAYPDFHWQAQVDSVSPASGSEFALIPPQNASGNWVKVVQRVPVRLRLLPAKEAPTLRAGMSARVRIDTSEDAKLVSARAAGGTDGRVVLF, from the coding sequence GTGGTAGAACAACTGGCAAAACTGCCGGCGCGCAAGATCGGCTTCGGGGCCGGTATCGCGGTGGCGCTCGTGGCGCTGGCCTGGGCCCTGTTCGGCGGTGGCAGCAGTGTGGAGACCGAGAATGCCTATGTGAAGGCAGAAAAGGTTTCCCTGTCCCCGGAAGTCAGCGGTGTAGTGGCTCAAGTGGCCGTGCGCGCGAATCAGCAGGTAATGAAGGGTGACCTGCTGGTGCAGCTGGACGAGACGCCGTTTCAGCTGGCGGTGGCGGAAGCCGAGGCGCACCTGGCGCAGGTGCGTAACCAGCTGCTGGCGCGGCGGGCGGAATTCAGCGAATCCGCAGCCGCACTGGAGCAGGCGCGCAAGGATGCCGACTATTACCGCCGCCAGCTGAATCGCAGTGAAAAGCTGGGCCGCGTGGCGCTGTCCGAGGCAGAGCTGGACGAGGCGCGCCAGCAGCTGGACCGTGCGCTGGCCCAGATCGCCATCAATACCGAAGAGCTGGCCAGCCTGCGTGCGGAGCTGGGCGGTAATCCCGAGTTACCCCTGGAAGAGCAGGCAGATCTGAAGGTGGCCCAGGCCAAGCTGGACAAGGCCCGCTATCAGCTCTCCCGTGCGCGCATCCTCGCGCCCATGGACGGGGTGATCGCCAACGATATTCCCCAGCCCGGTGAGATGGCCCGCGCCGGTGTCGGCCTGATCAGCATGCTCGGCAGCGACGGCTTGTGGGTGGAGGCCAACCTCAAGGAAACCGAACTGGCGCGAATCCAGGCCGGCCAGCAGGCAGAAGTGGTGCTGGACGCCTATCCGGATTTCCACTGGCAGGCCCAGGTGGACAGTGTCAGCCCGGCCAGCGGCAGTGAGTTCGCGCTGATCCCGCCCCAGAATGCCAGCGGCAACTGGGTGAAGGTGGTGCAGCGGGTGCCAGTGCGCCTGCGACTGCTGCCCGCGAAAGAGGCACCTACGCTGCGCGCTGGTATGAGTGCCCGGGTGCGCATCGACACCAGTGAGGACGCGAAACTGGTCTCCGCGCGCGCTGCCGGCGGTACGGACGGCCGGGTGGTGCTGTTCTAA
- a CDS encoding DHA2 family efflux MFS transporter permease subunit gives MNVAQPVSPARRQMITASIMLATVIQVLDTTIANVALPHMQGSLGAGRDQITWVLTSYIVAAAIMTLPVGYLSQRFGRRRLFLWSVAGFTVTSMLCGQAGSLNEMILWRLLQGVFGAALVPLSQATLLDTYPRERHASAMSIWGMGVMLGPILGPTLGGWLTEYYSWRWVFYINLPLGILSFVGIYLSLPADETSKTRFDALGFGLIALAVGALQMLLDRGEQVHWFESLEIQLYAIASALGLWLFLVHSFTNRAPFLTPALFRDRNYVSGLAFIFVVGIILLATLALLPSYLQQWKGYPVVTTGLVLMPRGVGVMLGMMLVGRLLRFVDGRALVIVGMLLVSLSLQIMAGFNLQVSQSTLVWTGALQGLGLGLVFVPISTLAYATLPAALRGEATALFSLSRNLGSSIGVSIVMALLTRNLWINEQQLGERLAVPDHLIPGHLDAQALAALPEAVVREVTRQAAEIAYVNDFQMLMWVSLAAIPLVFLLANPREEKGVESAA, from the coding sequence ATGAATGTGGCGCAGCCGGTGAGCCCTGCGCGCCGGCAGATGATCACCGCCAGCATCATGCTGGCGACGGTCATTCAGGTGCTCGACACCACCATCGCCAACGTGGCGCTGCCCCATATGCAGGGCAGCCTCGGTGCTGGACGTGACCAGATCACCTGGGTGCTGACCTCCTACATCGTCGCCGCGGCGATCATGACATTGCCGGTGGGTTACCTGTCCCAGCGCTTTGGTCGCCGGCGGCTGTTCCTCTGGTCGGTGGCCGGCTTCACCGTCACTTCCATGCTCTGTGGCCAGGCCGGCAGCCTGAATGAAATGATCCTGTGGCGTCTGCTGCAGGGTGTATTTGGCGCCGCACTGGTGCCGCTGTCGCAGGCGACTCTGCTCGACACCTATCCCCGTGAACGGCACGCCTCGGCCATGAGCATCTGGGGTATGGGCGTGATGCTCGGCCCCATTCTCGGCCCGACCCTGGGCGGCTGGCTGACCGAGTACTATTCCTGGCGCTGGGTGTTCTATATCAACCTGCCGCTCGGCATCCTGTCATTTGTGGGCATTTACTTATCTCTGCCGGCTGATGAGACCAGCAAAACCCGTTTTGACGCTCTCGGCTTCGGGCTGATTGCGCTGGCAGTAGGTGCCCTGCAGATGCTGCTGGACCGCGGTGAGCAGGTGCACTGGTTCGAGTCGCTGGAGATCCAGCTGTACGCCATCGCCTCGGCACTGGGGCTGTGGCTGTTCCTGGTGCATTCCTTTACCAATCGCGCGCCTTTCCTGACGCCGGCCCTGTTCCGGGACCGCAACTATGTCTCCGGGCTGGCGTTCATTTTCGTGGTGGGCATCATCCTGCTCGCCACCCTGGCCCTGTTGCCATCCTACCTGCAGCAGTGGAAGGGCTACCCGGTGGTGACCACCGGCTTGGTGCTGATGCCACGGGGTGTCGGTGTGATGCTGGGAATGATGCTGGTGGGGCGGCTGTTGCGCTTCGTTGACGGGCGGGCGCTGGTTATCGTCGGCATGCTGCTGGTGAGCCTGTCACTACAGATCATGGCGGGCTTCAACCTGCAGGTAAGCCAGTCGACGCTGGTGTGGACCGGCGCCCTGCAGGGATTGGGTCTGGGGCTGGTGTTTGTGCCCATCTCGACCCTGGCCTATGCCACATTGCCCGCAGCATTGCGCGGTGAGGCCACGGCACTCTTCAGCCTGTCCCGCAATCTGGGCAGCAGTATCGGGGTGTCGATCGTGATGGCGCTGCTGACCCGCAACCTGTGGATCAATGAGCAGCAGTTGGGAGAGCGGCTGGCGGTACCCGATCACCTGATACCGGGCCATCTGGATGCGCAGGCATTGGCAGCGCTGCCGGAGGCGGTGGTGCGAGAGGTGACGCGCCAGGCAGCCGAGATCGCCTATGTGAACGATTTCCAGATGCTGATGTGGGTAAGCCTGGCGGCTATTCCACTGGTGTTCCTGCTGGCAAACCCGCGCGAAGAGAAAGGCGTGGAGTCGGCGGCCTGA
- a CDS encoding ABC transporter permease, which yields MDVIELSWWQLAMAATLVLALAGCVYWARLGVGNSLLIAAARTALQLTLVGFVLEALFAVGKPLWVALMGLGMLLLAGREVMARQNYRLRGAWGFAIGTVSMFVSAFSVTVLMLIVVIGPTPWYSPQYAIPLLGMLLGNTMTGIALALDRLTEGVRRERQLVEGRLMLGQTWREACGELRRDAMRSGLMPIINAMAAAGIVSLPGMMTGQILSGTAPALAVKYQILIMFTIAAGTGFGTFLAVSVASRRLFDSNERLRLDRLKSA from the coding sequence ATGGATGTGATCGAACTCAGCTGGTGGCAACTGGCGATGGCGGCGACGCTGGTGCTGGCGCTCGCCGGCTGTGTTTACTGGGCACGGCTCGGTGTCGGTAATTCACTGCTGATTGCCGCCGCCCGCACCGCCCTGCAGCTGACCCTGGTGGGCTTTGTGCTGGAAGCGCTGTTTGCAGTGGGCAAGCCGCTGTGGGTGGCACTGATGGGGCTGGGCATGCTGTTGCTGGCCGGCCGCGAGGTAATGGCGCGGCAAAATTACCGGCTGCGTGGCGCCTGGGGCTTTGCCATCGGCACGGTGTCGATGTTCGTGTCCGCGTTCAGCGTCACCGTGCTGATGTTGATCGTCGTGATCGGGCCGACACCCTGGTATTCGCCGCAATATGCCATTCCGCTGCTGGGCATGCTGCTGGGCAATACCATGACCGGTATCGCCCTGGCGCTGGATCGACTGACCGAGGGTGTGCGGCGCGAGCGCCAGCTGGTGGAAGGGCGCCTGATGCTGGGACAGACCTGGCGCGAGGCCTGTGGCGAACTGCGCCGTGACGCCATGCGTTCGGGGCTAATGCCGATCATCAACGCCATGGCGGCGGCGGGTATCGTATCACTGCCGGGCATGATGACCGGCCAGATTCTGTCCGGCACCGCGCCGGCACTGGCGGTGAAATACCAGATACTGATTATGTTCACCATCGCCGCCGGCACCGGTTTCGGCACCTTCCTCGCTGTCAGCGTCGCCTCGCGACGCCTGTTCGATAGCAACGAGCGCTTGCGACTGGACCGGCTAAAGAGTGCGTAA